One genomic region from Epinephelus moara isolate mb chromosome 8, YSFRI_EMoa_1.0, whole genome shotgun sequence encodes:
- the hpdb gene encoding 4-hydroxyphenylpyruvate dioxygenase: MTTYTDKGEKHEQGRFLCFDHLTFWVGNAKQAASYYCNKLGFEPFVYQGLETGSREVVSHVVKQGKIIYVFSSALNPGNKEMGDHLVKHGDGVKDIAFTVQDCDFLVQKARERGAVIVKEPYTLEDKYGKVRLAVLQTYGDTTHTFVERSGYSGLFLPGFQPPIFKDPSLAKLPSGHLNFIDHVVGNQPDDEMVPVVEWYQRNLLFHRFWSVDDKQLQTEFSALRSIVVANYEETVKMPINEPAMGKRKSQIQEYVEYYGGPGVQHIAMNTSDIITAIRNLKERGMEFMSVPDTYYDQLRENLKHSKVKISEDLDVLQELKILMDYDENGYLLQIFTKPVQDRPTVFLEVIQRHNHQGFGAGNFKSLFQAIEADQHARGNLTVLTPNGVSKDM, encoded by the exons ATG ACAACATACACAGATAAAGGTGAAAAG CACGAGCAGGGCAGATTCCTCTGCTTTGATCACCTTACATTCTGGGTTGGAAATGCAAAACAG GCTGCATCATATTACTGTAACAAGCTGGGATTTGAGCCTTTTGTCTACCAGGGTTTGGAGACTGGCAGTCGTGAAGTGGTGTCTCATGTAGTCAAACAAGGCAAG atCATTTATGTGTTCTCATCTGCCCTCAATCCTGGAAACAAAG AGATGGGAGATCATTTAGTCAAGCATGGGGATGGAGTGAAGGATATTGCATTTACAGTGCAGGACTGTGATTTCCTtgtgcag AAAGCCAGAGAGAGAGGTGCAGTCATTGTAAAGGAGCCCTACACCCTGGAGGACAAGTATGGTAAAGTCAGGCTGGCTGTGCTTCAAACG TATGGTGACACCACACACACGTTTGTGGAGAGGAGCGGATACAGTGGGTTGTTTCTGCCAGGCTTTCAACCCCCTATATTCAAGGATCCTTCATTAGCCAAACT GCCAAGTGGACACCTGAACTTCATTGATCACGTTGTGGGAAACCAACCAGATGATGAGATGGTTCCAGTGGTGGAGTG GTATCAAAGAAACCTTCTCTTTCACCGCTTCTGGTCAGTGGATGACAAGCAGCTTCAGACAGAGTTTAGTGCCTTACGCTCCATTGTTGTGGCAAACTATGAGGAGACTGTGAAGATGCCCATCAACGAGCCTGCCATGGGAAAGAGAAAGTCTCAAATCCAG GAGTATGTGGAGTACTATGGAGGACCTGGAGTGCAGCATATAGCCATGAACACATCTGATATCATTACTGCA ATTCGGAACCTAAAGGAGCGTGGGATGGAGTTTATGAGTGTGCCAGACACCTACTACGACCAGCTGAGGGAGAACTTGAAACACTCAAAGGTCAAAATCTCAGAGGACCTGGATGTTCTGCAG GAGCTGAAGATCTTGATGGACTACGACGAAAATGGCTATTTACTCCAGATCTTCACCAAGCCGGTTCAGGATCGTCCCACCGTGTTCTTGGAAGTCATTCAGAGACATAACCACCAG GGCTTCGGCGCAGGAAACTTCAAGTCTCTTTTTCAAGCCATCGAAGCAGACCAGCATGCTCGAGGAAATCTGACTGTCCTGACACCAAATGGAGTTTCAAAGGACATGTGA
- the LOC126394203 gene encoding LOW QUALITY PROTEIN: histone-lysine N-methyltransferase SETD1B-A-like (The sequence of the model RefSeq protein was modified relative to this genomic sequence to represent the inferred CDS: substituted 1 base at 1 genomic stop codon), whose amino-acid sequence MESERQSTERETPPQHWRSCKLIIDPALTKGLYKVYRYDGQQFNIPVEDLGLFPVETVRDPRICRLWSKCNKTDLLISKFKVDEWYVGPVPPKEVTFSRLNDNVREAFLTHMCSKYGNLEEVEIFYNPKNKKHLGIAKAVFDTVRAAKDAVQYLHQTSVMGNVIHVEIDPKGENRARYLQLLLRGLYTPWTLPVGGSERAIQSSVDTLLVNTLMQRQGSFSSPTSIATPFSLDTAYSSIWQDTPCSFGLTPRSQGTPRTPCLSATPLSQDSCYSSLQATPVLQGEPSTYSVHKPLRQELCHRRPARYHRGSSEVSDVTLILKHCQPQPPHPLPAQIQSGSPRLALWGRSAQSSSPSNTEPSYNLASPCQESRDMVTDTSKTLRRNCNSFSILSINFTADRQAASSPPPDDHPCITELSPSAGNCSSSSPQPEVESLDSRIESLLTNSQITDPSYFDRKTLVADEHSQDSPTSPCPTHTSTFSNDSLVCTKTSYDFTTSRQRSYSDLVTINSTSLVETEEDETTQAVLFLTRNAQSPSDFTHXLLHFLCLIQEYHTANEDKEHSNNRLPRALTPTKQIAPLLLPPSFSSLNSTTQLPTPKTPPAIKSGCSHPPVTPFPFPPPPFPPAIPPVPPRLPNGTIPIPPPGWIPPSGHHTGIPIPPPPILRPPSIPPPPTFLGPPPPLVPPSVPPPVHTYPLPMQPPGPLEKGNPPRHGLAPLPFPRPPWPTPPFPRFNPFVPPPDYPLVRENPHKVTVEKVLEVIMEELKSIIKKDIMRRMIEGVAFKAFEDWWDSQEKKTKIQVSPLKSGAASVEERNKLINPLMHVSSKGRKPPLPSFKVKKKRADDAATSEETENMSCSTHESSDAKQKDDTVRLERAKRRHARPHELDSDDDEGKEEDNTLQDEETTSDKVETIVPADDNIQILCDRDDQDDGDDSDHPEEDKELAKEHTDDEDADIVQSSDGVQCLDSETFSESSSSEEGEYASDFDTSDSISSESFEDSSYSDLSPEDEDMEEDGDGSGECIIISSDEESMELEPPVTPSAPLTPGAQLELGLQDWADPFHREGTAENQYASCRQDACCDLDVMMELQTSEPQDHLRPPSPIGLPAVEPHLDVEMESPEWTEESPGNVENLRPLTPTGCLLDSDPDLLMRSKPTSPAVEEVERPQTPGKGIVAELESVDSADEVLSLSPTGTELVLAPSDPLTSYPSYQDMPKTPGREDRCGWTSYISGRAPATPGRETTMSEGSTMMCQTVSSPPPVPSLSSNPYITVPKTPGRDIILPRRAIVHRRKTQMTTTLHPLLYDSLEGSPISVSSACSLSEYSSDSDHGKGMWISSAGRLRPLQGLENVPGLLDDENRTETETSLLRRLHWRRLKRRRNHHQRRSLKRITHSAHRHPYRWRTPCEEKRILNSVWKKGLDEEDMRLLRCTYERLQARDNGFGWISDTLWIPHPLTKVLTEGSEELRSWLPKHRTGSARSEGFYKISRKDKMKYLNNTKLTAELPSTSTQGMCIPAQQPTSLRAGSDFRSEQRRLLSSFSCDSDLVKFNQLKFRKKRIRFSRSHIHEWGLFAMEPIAADEMVIEYVGQIIRQVIADMREQRYEEEGIGSSYLFRVDQDTIIDATKCGNLARFINHSCNPNCYAKIITVESQKKIVIYSRQPISINEEITYDYKFPIEETKIPCLCGADSCRGSLN is encoded by the exons ATGGAAAGCGAAAGACAaagtacagagagagagacgccGCCTCAGCACTGGAGAAGTTGCAAGTTGATAATTGACCCTGCATTGACAAAAGGACTGTACAAAGTGTACCGTTATGATGGACAACAGTTTAACATACCC GTGGAGGACTTAGGTCTGTTTCCTGTGGAGACAGTCAGAGATCCCCGCATCTGCCGCCTGTGGAGCAAATGCAACAAGACTGACCTTTTGATATCTAAATTTAAG gTTGATGAATGGTATGTGGGCCCTGTTCCTCCCAAAGAAGTGACCTTTTCCAGGTTGAATGACAATGTGAGGGAGGCCTTCTTGACTCACATGTGCAGTAAATATGGCAACCTTGAAGAAGTGGAAATATTTTACAACCCCAAGAACAAGAAGCATTTAGGGATTGCGAAGGCCGTCTTTGACACAGTGAGGGCTGCAAAAGACGCTGTTCAGTACCTCCATCAGACGTCAGTGATGGGAAATGTTATTCATGTGGAAATTGATCCTAAAG GCGAAAACAGAGCACGATATCTCCAGCTTCTCTTACGTGGCCTTTATACTCCTTGGACACtgccagtgggtggcagtgaGCGAGCTATTCAAAGCTCAGTCGACACTTTGCTGGTAAATA CTCTTATGCAGCGACAGGGGAGTTTTTCGAGCCCTACCAGCATCGCCACACCCTTCTCTCTGGACACAGCCTATTCCAGTATTTGGCAGGATACACCTTGCAGCTTTGGGCTTACACCACGTTCTCAGGGAACCCCCCGCACTCCTTGCTTGTCTGCGACTCCTCTCTCCCAGGACTCTTGCTACTCCAGTCTTCAGGCAACTCCAGTCCTCCAGGGGGAGCCCTCCACCTACAGTGTTCACAAGCCTTTAAGACAAGAGCTCTGTCATCGTAGGCCTGCGAGGTATCACAGAGGATCCAGTGAAGTCTCAGATGTCACTTTAATTTTGAAGCATTGCCAACCACAGCCACCACACCCGCTCCCTGCCCAAATACAAAGTGGCAGCCCGCGGCTTGCACTGTGGGGTCGCAGCGCACAATCCTCATCTCCCAGTAATACAGAACCTTCCTATAACCTTGCCTCCCCCTGTCAGGAGTCTAGAGACATGGTCACTGATACCTCTAAGACTTTACGAAGGAACTGCAACTCTTTCAGCATCCTGAGCATTAATTTCACAGCTGACCGGCAGGCGGCATCATCCCCCCCTCCTGATGACCATCCATGCATAACAGAGttatctccatctgctggtaaCTGTTCCTCTAGCAGCCCTCAGCCAGAGGTAGAGAGTTTGGATTCCCGCATAGAGAGTTTGCTGACAAACAGCCAGATTACTGACCCCTCATACTTTGACAGAAAGACTTTGGTGGCTGATGAGCACTCTCAGGACAGCCCAACTTCGCCTTGCCCCACTCATACTTCCACTTTCTCAAATGACTCGCTTGTTTGCACAAAGACTTCTTATGACTTCACCACCAGCCGCCAGCGCTCCTACAGTGATCTGGTAACTATCAATTCAACATCACTGGTTGAAACCGAAGAGGATGAAACTACTCAGGCTGTTTTGTTTCTGACAAGAAATGCCCAGTCTCCATCTGACTTCACACA ttagttattacattttttatgtcttATTCAGGAGTATCATACAGCAAATGAAGATAAAGAGCACTCAAATAACAGACTGCCTAGAGCTCTGACACCCACAAAACAGATTGCCCCCCTTCTCCTGCCTCCATCCTTTTCTTCTCTCAACAGCACCACTCAACTCCCTACCCCCAAAACTCCTCCTGCTATTAAATCTGGGTGCTCCCACCCACCAGTCACCCCTTTccctttccctcctcctccctttccCCCAGCTATTCCACCTGTCCCACCTCGCCTGCCAAATGGCACCATCCCCATCCCACCTCCAGGCTGGATCCCACCTTCAGGCCACCATACCGGCATCCCCATTCCTCCTCCCCCTATTCTACGTCCTCCTTCGATTCCTCCCCCACCAACTTTTCTTGGACCCCCTCCACCGTTGGTGCCACCTTCTGTTCCACCCCCTGTGCACACATACCCCTTGCCCATGCAGCCGCCAGGTCCTTTGGAAAAAGGGAATCCTCCAAGGCATGGCCTTGCACCTTTACCATTCCCTCGACCACCCTGGCCTACCCCACCTTTTCCCAGGTTTAACCCCTTTGTACCACCACCAGACTACCCGCTTGTGCGGGAAAACCCTCATAAGGTCACAGTAGAAAAAGTTCTAGAAGTCATCATGGAAGAACTGAAGTCAATCATTAAGAAGGACATTATGCGTAGAATGATCGAAGGGGTCGCTTTCAAGGCATTTGAGGACTGGTGGGACAGtcaagagaagaaaacaaag atacAAGTTTCTCCTTTGAAAAGTGGAGCAGCAAGTGTTGAAGAGAGGAACAAACTAATAAATCCCCTCATGCATGTCAGTAGCAAGGGCAGGAAACCTCCACTGCCATCCTTCAAG gtaaaaaagaaaagagctgATGATGCTGCTACAtcagaagagacagaaaatatgtCGTGTTCTACTCATGAAAGCTCTG ATGCGAAACAGAAGGATGACACAGTGAGACTTGAGAGAGCCAAACGCAGACATGCAAGACCACATGAGcttgacagtgatgatgatgaagggaAAGAAGAAGATAACACACTTCAAGATGAAGAAACAACTTCAGACAAAGTGGAGACTATTGTACCAGCTGATGATAATATTCAAATTCTG TGTGACAGAGATGATCAGGATGATGGTGATGACAGTGATCATCCTGAGGAAGACAAGGAGTTGGCAAAAGAACACACAGATGATGAAGATGCTGACATCGTCCAAAGTAGTGATGGAGTGCAGTGCTTAGATAGCG AGACTTTTTCAGAGAGCAGCTCCTCAGAGGAAGGTGAGTACGCATCAGACTTCGACACCTCAGACTCGATTTCCTCAGAGAGCTTTGAGGACTCGTCCTACTCTGACCTCAGTCCTGAAGATGAAGACATGGAGGAAGACGGTGATGGGAGTGGTGAGTGTATAATCATATCATCAGATGAGGAGTCGATGGAGCTGGAGCCCCCTGTCACCCCCTCAGCCCCGCTAACCCCTGGTGCTCAGCTGGAGCTGGGCTTGCAGGACTGGGCAGATCCATTTCATAGGGAGGGAACTGCTGAGAACCAGTACGCATCCTGTCGACAAGATGCCTGTTGTGACTTGGATGTTATGATGGAGCTCCAAACCAGCGAACCCCAGGACCATCTACGACCCCCGTCACCCATAGGACTTCCAG CAGTGGAGCCACACCTTGATGTAGAGATGGAGAGCCCTGAATGGACAGAAGAGTCACCAGGGAATGTAGAAAACCTGAGGCCCCTCACTCCTACTGGCTGCTTGCTGGACAGCGACCCTGACCTTCTGATGAGAAGCAAGCCCACATCCCCagctgtggaggaggtggaaagACCACAGACACCAGGCAAGGGGATAGTGGCTGAACTGGAAAGTGTGGACTCTGCAGATGaagtcctctccctctctccaacAGGCACTGAGCTCGTTCTAGCTCCTTCTGATCCCCTGACCTCGTACCCATCATACCAGGATATGCCCAAAACTCCTGGTAGAGAGGATAGATGTGGATGGACCTCCTACATCTCTGGGAGAGCTCCAGCAACACCAGGCAGAGAGACGACCATGTCAGAGGGTAGCACAATGATGTGCCAGACTGTCAGCAGCCCACCTCCTGTGCCATCCCTGTCTAGCAATCCATATATCACAGTCCCAAAGACTCCTGGGAGAGACATCATCCTACCCCGTAGAGCCATAGTCCacaggagaaaaacacaaatgacgACGACCTTACATCCCCTCTTATATGATTCTCTAGAAGGCTCCCCCATCTCAGTGTCCTCTGCATGCAGCCTCTCAGAGTATTCATCTGACTCTGATCACGGGAAGGGCATGTGGATCAGTTCAGCTGGGAGATTGAGGCCCTTGCAGGGGCTGGAGAATGTACCTGGGCTTCTGGATGATGAGaacaggacagagacagagacatccTTATTAAGGAGACTACATTGGAGGAGgttaaagaggaggaggaaccaTCATCAGCGGAGATCACTGAAAAGAATCactcactccgctcacaggcaTCCTTACAGGTGGCGTACACCCTGTGAGGAGAAGAGGATACTTAATAGTGTTTGGAAGAAGGGCCTGGATGAAGAAGATATGAGGCTGCTGCGGTGTACATATGAAAGGCTGCAAGCACGGGATAATGGCTTTGGTTGGATCAGTGACACCCTGTGGATACCTCACCCTC TGACCAAAGTCCTTACAGAGGGGAGTGAGGAGCTCAGATCCTGGCTGCCAAAGCACAGGACCGGCTCTGCTCGCAGTGAAGGATTCTACAAAATCAGCAggaaagataaaatgaaataccTCAACAACACAAAGCTGACTGCTGAGCTTCCATCTACAAGTACTCAG GGAATGTGCATCCCAGCCCAACAACCAACCTCACTGCGTGCCGGATCTGACTTCAGGTCTGAGCAGCGTCGGCTGCTGTCCTCTTTCAGCTGTGATAGTGACCTGGTCAAATTCAACCAGCTGAAG TTCCGAAAGAAGAGGATTCGTTTTAGCCGGAGTCATATTCATGAGTGGGGCCTGTTTGCGATGGAGCCAATCGCAGCAGACGAGATGGTGATTGAGTATGTGGGCCAAATCATCAGACAG gTCATTGCTGACATGAGGGAGCAGAGATACGAGGAAGAGGGCATTGGGAGCAGCTATTTATTCCGGGTTGATCAGGACACCATCATTGATGCTACGAAATGTGGGAACTTAGCCAGATTTATTAACCACAGCTGCAAT CCTAACTGTTATGCAAAGATCATCACTGTGGAGTCTCAGAAGAAGATAGTGATATACTCCCGGCAGCCCATAAGCATCAATGAAGAGATCACATACGACTACAAGTTTCCGATTGAGGAGACCAAGATTCCTTGTTTGTGTGGAGCAGATAGCTGCCGGGGCTCCTTGAACTAG